The Nitrospira sp. genome window below encodes:
- a CDS encoding FAD-binding protein, with the protein MDIHALQQIVHQTRDARRKQTIPKFSPADRDQLIHKYHPDYRASAYRPIRFGPNADEKTVVELATLLEGDSLITDEMDLTPQYTTDVLVIGGGGAGCAAALHAHHAGAKVMLATKLRLGDSNSVMAQGGMQISVAPEDSPVTHFIDTLKGGHMHNDHDLLKVMVEEGPSIAKWLIELGVLFDRQADGNLHVKKGGGSSKPRLLTCSDYTGLEIMRVLKDEVLNQKIQLLEFCAAVELLSDEHGQCTGAIFKDLDNHRFVVVAAKSVILATGGIGRLHIQGFPTSNHYGATGDGLCLSYRMGAKLAHIDTFQYHPSGAVYPEQLVGQLVTEGIRSEGGHLVNAKGERFVNELDTRDVVSSSIIRECEEGRGIRTMSGRVGVWLDTPLLDAEHGPGTVEKHFPAMMMQFERFGIDISKDPVLIYPTLHYQNGGVKIDTNSETNVKNLFVAGEASGGLHGRNRLMGNSLLDLMVFGKRSGLTAASRAASMSHGKLTVQHLQRFRADAKKHGNVSGVTSPMILPAYTRKT; encoded by the coding sequence ATGGACATTCACGCGCTGCAACAAATCGTTCACCAGACTCGGGATGCTCGACGCAAGCAAACCATCCCGAAGTTTTCTCCGGCTGACCGCGATCAGCTGATCCACAAGTATCACCCCGACTATCGCGCCAGCGCCTATCGCCCGATTCGATTCGGCCCCAATGCCGATGAAAAGACGGTCGTGGAACTGGCGACCTTGCTCGAAGGCGACAGCCTCATTACCGACGAGATGGATCTGACCCCGCAGTACACGACCGATGTGCTCGTGATCGGGGGCGGCGGCGCTGGCTGCGCGGCGGCGTTGCATGCGCATCATGCCGGGGCCAAGGTGATGCTGGCGACCAAGCTGCGATTGGGCGACTCCAACAGCGTGATGGCGCAAGGCGGGATGCAGATCTCCGTCGCGCCGGAAGATTCGCCGGTCACCCACTTCATCGATACGCTCAAGGGCGGCCACATGCACAACGATCATGACCTGCTCAAGGTCATGGTTGAAGAAGGGCCGTCGATCGCGAAGTGGCTGATCGAGCTGGGCGTGCTGTTCGACCGGCAGGCGGACGGCAATCTGCATGTGAAGAAAGGGGGCGGAAGCTCCAAGCCGCGCCTGCTGACCTGCTCCGATTATACCGGCCTTGAGATCATGCGGGTCCTCAAGGACGAAGTTCTCAATCAGAAAATTCAGCTGCTCGAATTCTGTGCGGCGGTCGAGCTGCTCAGCGACGAACACGGCCAATGCACCGGCGCCATTTTCAAGGATTTGGATAATCATCGCTTCGTCGTCGTGGCTGCCAAGTCCGTCATTCTCGCAACAGGCGGAATTGGCCGGCTGCATATTCAAGGGTTTCCGACGAGCAACCACTATGGCGCGACGGGAGACGGGCTCTGCCTCTCGTACCGCATGGGCGCCAAGCTGGCCCACATCGATACGTTCCAATATCACCCCTCAGGAGCGGTCTATCCCGAGCAGTTGGTTGGGCAGTTGGTGACGGAAGGGATTCGCTCAGAGGGCGGCCATTTGGTGAATGCCAAGGGCGAACGGTTCGTGAACGAACTCGATACCAGGGATGTCGTTTCTTCTTCGATCATTCGGGAGTGTGAAGAGGGGCGCGGCATCCGGACGATGTCCGGACGTGTCGGCGTCTGGCTGGATACGCCGCTCTTGGATGCGGAACATGGACCGGGGACGGTGGAAAAGCATTTCCCGGCCATGATGATGCAGTTCGAGCGGTTCGGCATCGATATCAGCAAAGATCCCGTGTTGATCTATCCGACCCTGCACTATCAGAACGGCGGAGTGAAGATCGATACGAATTCGGAAACCAATGTGAAGAATTTGTTCGTCGCGGGCGAAGCCTCCGGCGGGTTGCACGGGCGGAACCGTCTGATGGGCAATTCGCTGCTGGATTTAATGGTGTTCGGCAAACGCTCAGGATTGACGGCGGCGTCCCGTGCGGCATCGATGTCCCATGGAAAATTGACCGTGCAGCATCTGCAGCGGTTTCGGGCCGACGCTAAAAAACACGGGAATGTCAGCGGCGTCACCTCTCCGATGATCCTGCCGGCATATACTAGAAAAACGTAA
- a CDS encoding citrate/2-methylcitrate synthase, protein MSILANKDTRVVIQGGQAGVNAARRMAEFCYLIKRPLNVEAFVYPPDAGKTNEIPYGSGLIAIPVYKTIAEATKNHPSINTSLVYIGADRAMKGGMEALDDAHIKVVSMITEGVPEKDAKLLGAHARKLGKVFNGPSSIGIISAGACRLGVIGGAFDNLVLSKLYREGSFGVITKSGGLSNEIIWICSQFADGITTAIGIGGDAYPGTDYVSYLEMFENDPQTKAVVIVGEMGGDLEERAAEWYGAKKRRVKLIAVVSGFCQESLPKGMKFGHAGAKEGMKGEGSARSKSDALKKAGALVPPTFGALGPAIKDTYEELLKSGQVKAPVEPASLPKLPKTVEEAMKADEVMVAPLIRTTISDDRGDEPCYDGYPASELINKGYEIPHVIGLLWDKRLISKQEAEIIKRIMMLSADHGPCVSGAYATILAACAGIGLSQSVAAGMIMIGPRFGGAVTDAGRFFKYAVDNKMSVDEFLAYMKKNHGPVPGIGHRVKSLRNPDKRVKELVGYVKSLPIKTPCLDFALQVEQVTAAKKDNLILNVDGTMAAVLVDIGFPVDSLNGFFILSRTIGLIGHWVDQKRQESRLIRLFDYLVNYAAPKRREVPPLK, encoded by the coding sequence ATGAGTATTCTGGCAAACAAAGACACCCGCGTGGTGATTCAGGGTGGTCAAGCCGGTGTCAACGCCGCCCGCCGCATGGCCGAATTTTGTTATTTGATCAAGCGTCCGCTGAATGTCGAGGCGTTCGTCTATCCGCCCGATGCCGGCAAGACCAATGAAATCCCTTACGGCAGTGGCCTCATCGCCATTCCAGTCTATAAGACCATTGCCGAAGCCACGAAGAATCATCCGTCCATCAACACGAGCCTCGTGTATATCGGCGCCGATCGCGCGATGAAGGGCGGCATGGAAGCGCTCGACGACGCGCATATCAAGGTCGTGTCGATGATCACCGAAGGCGTGCCGGAAAAGGATGCCAAGCTGCTCGGCGCCCATGCGCGCAAGCTGGGCAAGGTGTTCAACGGCCCCTCGTCCATCGGCATCATCTCGGCGGGCGCTTGCCGCCTGGGCGTGATCGGCGGCGCGTTCGACAATCTCGTGCTCTCGAAGCTCTACCGCGAAGGATCGTTTGGCGTTATTACCAAATCGGGCGGTCTCTCCAATGAAATTATCTGGATCTGCTCGCAGTTTGCGGACGGCATCACAACGGCCATCGGCATCGGCGGCGACGCCTATCCCGGCACCGACTATGTCAGTTATCTGGAAATGTTCGAGAACGATCCGCAGACGAAGGCGGTGGTTATCGTTGGCGAAATGGGCGGTGACCTCGAAGAGCGCGCAGCCGAGTGGTATGGCGCCAAGAAGCGCCGGGTGAAATTGATCGCGGTCGTGTCCGGCTTCTGTCAGGAGAGCCTGCCGAAGGGCATGAAGTTTGGCCATGCGGGGGCCAAGGAAGGTATGAAGGGCGAAGGATCAGCCCGGTCCAAGTCCGATGCCTTGAAGAAGGCCGGCGCATTGGTTCCGCCCACGTTCGGTGCGCTCGGTCCCGCCATCAAGGATACGTACGAAGAGTTGCTCAAGTCCGGGCAGGTGAAGGCCCCGGTTGAGCCGGCGTCCTTGCCGAAGCTGCCGAAGACCGTCGAAGAAGCCATGAAGGCCGACGAAGTGATGGTGGCTCCGCTGATCCGCACCACGATCAGCGATGACCGCGGCGATGAGCCCTGCTACGACGGGTATCCCGCGTCTGAGCTGATCAATAAGGGCTACGAAATTCCCCATGTCATCGGACTATTGTGGGACAAGCGCCTGATCTCGAAGCAGGAAGCAGAAATCATCAAGCGCATCATGATGCTCTCCGCCGATCACGGCCCCTGCGTGAGCGGCGCCTACGCCACGATTCTCGCGGCCTGTGCCGGAATCGGGCTCTCGCAGTCCGTGGCCGCCGGCATGATCATGATCGGCCCGCGTTTCGGCGGTGCGGTCACCGATGCCGGCCGGTTCTTCAAGTATGCGGTCGATAACAAGATGTCGGTGGACGAATTTCTAGCCTATATGAAGAAGAATCATGGCCCGGTTCCCGGCATCGGCCACCGCGTGAAGAGCCTGCGCAATCCGGACAAGCGTGTGAAGGAGCTTGTCGGCTATGTGAAGAGCCTGCCGATCAAGACGCCGTGCCTCGATTTCGCGTTGCAGGTCGAGCAGGTCACCGCGGCGAAGAAGGACAACCTGATTCTCAACGTGGATGGAACGATGGCCGCCGTGCTCGTCGATATCGGATTCCCGGTCGACAGCTTGAACGGCTTCTTCATTCTATCCCGGACGATCGGCTTGATCGGCCATTGGGTCGATCAGAAGCGCCAGGAAAGCCGCTTGATCCGGCTGTTCGATTACCTGGTCAACTATGCCGCCCCGAAACGGCGGGAGGTCCCGCCGCTGAAATAG
- a CDS encoding aconitate hydratase: MSMDLAKNLYKKMPDVFAKARKKFGRGLTLADKILVSHADNFDTQTWDRGRAMLALRPDRVAMQDATAQMAVLQFMQANKKKAAVPSTIHCDHLIRAEMGSEKDLLRAMDENKEVYNFLASAAKKYGIGFWKPGAGIIHQVVLENYAFPGCLIIGTDSHTPNGGGLGGLAIGVGGADAGEVMAGLPWEVLHPKLIGIRLTGKLSGWASPKDVILYLCGLLTVKGGTNKIVEYFGPGAETISATGKGTICNMGAELGATTSVFPFDQKMVAYLNITDRAELANLATANKDLLVADPEVYQSPEKYYDQIVEVDLSKLEPHVVGPHTPDLARPISKMAAEAKEKGYPIEVKAALIGSCTNSSYEDISRSAHIAKQGLKAGLKAKASFLVSPGSERIYHTMKRDGFLETFEQLGGTVLSNSCGPCIGQWKRADGVKGKADSIVSSFNRNFPGRNDGINETLSFLASPEVVTAYALSGDLGFDPVNGTIKGADGKEFKLEPPQGEELPAKGFAKGEEGFVAPAENGEGLTVDIPPTSERLQLLQPFPRWDGKDFDKLPLLIKTKGKTTTDHISPAGPWLKFRGHLDKISDNMFLGANNAFSSEPGKGTNVLTGESNLTIAQIARAYKAKGIGSIVVGDENYGEGSSREHAAMSPRFLNVKVVLVKSFARIHETNLKKQGILALTFADPKDYEKIEQQDRISVTGLNSLAPGKPVHVTIHKADGTALTIQANHSITEPQIAWFKAGSALNALN; this comes from the coding sequence ATGTCGATGGATCTTGCGAAGAATCTCTATAAGAAAATGCCGGACGTGTTTGCCAAGGCCAGAAAGAAGTTCGGCCGTGGCCTGACGCTCGCCGACAAGATTTTGGTTTCTCACGCAGACAACTTCGATACGCAAACCTGGGATCGCGGCAGGGCCATGTTGGCCCTGCGCCCGGACCGTGTGGCGATGCAGGATGCCACGGCTCAGATGGCCGTGTTGCAGTTCATGCAGGCCAATAAAAAGAAGGCAGCTGTGCCCAGCACGATCCATTGCGACCACTTGATCCGTGCCGAGATGGGTTCCGAGAAGGACCTGCTCCGCGCGATGGACGAGAACAAAGAAGTTTATAACTTCCTGGCCTCGGCCGCGAAGAAGTACGGCATCGGATTTTGGAAGCCGGGCGCCGGCATCATTCATCAAGTGGTGCTGGAAAATTATGCGTTCCCCGGCTGCTTGATCATCGGGACCGACTCGCATACGCCCAACGGCGGTGGCTTGGGCGGCTTGGCCATCGGTGTCGGCGGCGCGGATGCCGGTGAAGTGATGGCTGGCTTGCCTTGGGAAGTGCTCCATCCGAAGTTGATCGGTATTCGTCTGACCGGCAAGTTGAGCGGCTGGGCCTCGCCCAAAGACGTCATTCTCTATCTTTGCGGTCTGCTGACGGTCAAGGGCGGCACCAACAAGATCGTCGAATACTTCGGCCCCGGGGCCGAGACCATCAGCGCGACCGGCAAGGGCACCATTTGCAACATGGGCGCGGAGTTGGGCGCCACGACCTCGGTGTTCCCCTTCGATCAAAAGATGGTGGCCTATCTGAACATCACGGATCGCGCGGAGCTTGCGAATCTGGCGACCGCGAACAAGGATCTGCTGGTGGCCGATCCGGAAGTCTATCAATCGCCGGAGAAATATTACGACCAGATTGTCGAAGTGGACCTCTCGAAGCTGGAGCCGCATGTGGTTGGTCCGCATACGCCGGATCTCGCCCGGCCCATTTCCAAGATGGCCGCCGAAGCAAAGGAGAAGGGCTATCCTATCGAGGTGAAGGCTGCCCTTATCGGCAGCTGCACGAATTCCTCGTATGAAGACATCAGCCGGTCGGCCCATATCGCGAAGCAGGGGCTGAAGGCCGGGTTGAAGGCGAAGGCCTCGTTCCTGGTCTCGCCGGGCTCCGAGCGGATCTATCACACGATGAAGCGCGACGGCTTTCTGGAGACATTCGAGCAGTTGGGTGGCACGGTGCTCTCGAATTCCTGCGGCCCTTGCATCGGCCAGTGGAAGCGCGCGGATGGCGTGAAGGGCAAGGCGGATTCGATCGTCAGTTCGTTCAACCGCAATTTCCCGGGCCGCAACGACGGCATCAACGAGACGTTATCGTTCCTGGCCAGCCCGGAAGTGGTGACGGCCTATGCCTTGTCCGGCGACCTGGGGTTCGATCCGGTCAACGGCACCATCAAGGGCGCGGACGGCAAGGAATTCAAGCTGGAGCCGCCGCAGGGCGAAGAACTTCCCGCCAAGGGCTTTGCCAAAGGCGAAGAAGGGTTCGTGGCGCCGGCGGAAAACGGCGAAGGCCTCACGGTCGATATTCCCCCGACCAGCGAACGGTTGCAGTTACTGCAGCCTTTCCCCCGTTGGGACGGGAAGGATTTCGACAAGCTGCCGCTGTTGATCAAGACCAAGGGCAAGACGACCACGGACCACATTTCTCCGGCCGGTCCCTGGCTCAAGTTCCGCGGCCACTTGGACAAGATCAGCGACAACATGTTCCTCGGCGCGAACAACGCGTTTTCGTCGGAGCCTGGCAAGGGCACCAATGTGCTCACCGGCGAATCGAACCTGACCATCGCGCAGATCGCCCGCGCCTATAAGGCGAAGGGGATCGGATCGATCGTCGTGGGCGACGAGAATTACGGCGAGGGCAGCAGCCGCGAGCATGCCGCGATGTCGCCGCGTTTTCTGAACGTGAAAGTGGTGTTGGTCAAGAGTTTCGCGCGCATTCATGAAACGAACCTGAAGAAACAAGGGATCTTGGCGTTGACCTTTGCGGACCCGAAGGATTACGAGAAGATCGAGCAGCAAGACCGCATCAGCGTGACGGGGCTGAACAGCCTGGCTCCCGGCAAGCCGGTGCACGTCACCATACACAAGGCGGATGGCACGGCGCTCACCATCCAGGCGAACCACAGCATCACCGAGCCGCAGATTGCGTGGTTCAAGGCTGGTTCAGCGTTGAACGCGCTGAACTAA
- a CDS encoding 2Fe-2S iron-sulfur cluster-binding protein, with product MAQDNTNVIDQPEVMQPRMVSIEISGKKYDVPEGITVIKALWYTGQEVVRGAGCLGGFCGACATYYRTKDDPKVRTCLACQMAVEDGMSFTIMPPFPARKATYDIQALKDPKQDLFNLYPEAPLCRNCNACTEACPQKIDVREGVWKAVFGDFKSVSEMFMDCVMCGMCTPVCIADIAPNLVALYVSRAQGARFTEKPVGLDARIKEIQEGRYNDEWKKLLKMSEKELADHCATVK from the coding sequence ATGGCCCAAGACAACACCAATGTGATCGATCAGCCCGAGGTCATGCAGCCCCGGATGGTTTCGATTGAAATCTCCGGCAAGAAGTACGACGTCCCGGAAGGGATCACCGTCATCAAGGCCTTGTGGTACACGGGGCAGGAAGTGGTGCGGGGGGCCGGTTGTCTCGGGGGATTCTGCGGCGCCTGCGCGACGTACTATCGCACGAAAGACGATCCCAAGGTGCGGACCTGCCTGGCTTGCCAAATGGCCGTGGAGGACGGGATGTCCTTCACCATCATGCCGCCTTTCCCCGCGCGAAAGGCGACGTACGATATTCAAGCGCTCAAGGATCCCAAGCAGGACCTCTTCAATCTCTATCCCGAAGCGCCGCTGTGCCGGAATTGCAATGCCTGCACCGAGGCCTGCCCGCAGAAGATCGATGTGCGTGAAGGGGTTTGGAAAGCGGTTTTCGGCGACTTCAAGAGCGTGTCGGAGATGTTCATGGACTGCGTGATGTGCGGTATGTGCACGCCGGTCTGTATCGCCGACATTGCCCCGAACCTGGTGGCGCTGTATGTGAGCCGGGCGCAGGGCGCGCGCTTTACCGAGAAGCCGGTGGGATTGGATGCGCGGATCAAGGAAATTCAAGAGGGCCGGTACAACGACGAGTGGAAGAAGCTTCTCAAAATGAGCGAGAAGGAATTAGCCGATCACTGTGCGACGGTGAAATAG
- a CDS encoding ATP citrate lyase citrate-binding domain-containing protein, with translation MAKVLEGPGMGLMKKWGINVPNYVVVTSVDELTKLGQANEWLKKSKLVAKAHEALGSRFKLGLVKVDLDFKTAEAATKEMIGRQVGSITVTQVIVSEMIPHKEEYYCAVKSTREGSEILVANCGGIEVESNWERVKRLCLEVGQAPSAESLEKLSKEAGFAGPLAKKMADFAGKMFACFDNEDAQYLEVNPVVVRESDGELVALDAVTLLDGDAKFRHPDWNFAFAAEFGRAYSKNEMEVMAVDSKIKGSVKFIEIPGGDTAMLPAGGGASVYYSDAVVARGGKLANYAEYSGDPPDWAVEVLTEKVCSLPGIKNIIVGGAIANFTDVKKTFGGIINGFRKAKADGKMNNVKIWVRRGGPREKEGLDAMRALKDEGFDINVFDRNTPLTDIVDKALQVK, from the coding sequence ATGGCTAAGGTGCTTGAAGGCCCCGGGATGGGGTTGATGAAGAAGTGGGGGATCAATGTCCCCAATTATGTGGTGGTGACGTCTGTTGATGAATTGACCAAGTTGGGGCAAGCCAATGAATGGCTCAAAAAATCCAAGCTGGTCGCCAAGGCCCATGAGGCGCTTGGATCCCGTTTTAAGCTTGGACTCGTCAAGGTCGATCTGGATTTCAAGACTGCCGAAGCGGCGACGAAGGAAATGATCGGCCGGCAGGTGGGGAGCATCACGGTCACACAGGTGATCGTGTCGGAAATGATTCCTCACAAAGAAGAATATTATTGTGCGGTGAAGTCCACCCGTGAAGGCAGCGAAATCCTCGTCGCCAACTGCGGTGGCATCGAAGTCGAATCCAATTGGGAGCGCGTCAAGCGCCTCTGCCTCGAAGTCGGACAGGCTCCCTCGGCGGAATCTCTTGAAAAGCTCTCGAAAGAAGCAGGATTTGCCGGTCCGTTGGCCAAGAAGATGGCGGACTTTGCCGGAAAGATGTTTGCCTGCTTCGACAACGAAGATGCCCAGTATCTGGAAGTGAATCCGGTTGTCGTTCGTGAGAGCGACGGTGAACTGGTGGCTCTCGATGCGGTCACGCTGCTCGACGGCGATGCGAAGTTCCGCCATCCGGATTGGAATTTTGCCTTTGCCGCGGAATTCGGCCGGGCCTACTCCAAGAACGAAATGGAAGTGATGGCCGTCGATTCCAAGATCAAGGGGTCGGTCAAGTTCATTGAAATCCCCGGCGGCGATACCGCCATGTTGCCGGCTGGCGGGGGCGCCAGCGTGTACTATTCCGATGCGGTTGTGGCGCGCGGCGGCAAGCTGGCGAACTATGCCGAATATTCAGGCGATCCGCCCGATTGGGCCGTGGAAGTGCTCACGGAAAAAGTCTGCTCGCTGCCCGGCATCAAGAACATCATCGTGGGCGGCGCCATCGCGAATTTTACCGACGTGAAAAAGACCTTCGGCGGCATCATCAACGGCTTCCGCAAGGCGAAGGCCGATGGCAAGATGAACAATGTGAAAATCTGGGTGCGCCGCGGCGGTCCGCGTGAAAAGGAAGGGCTCGATGCCATGCGCGCGCTCAAGGACGAAGGCTTCGATATCAATGTCTTCGACCGCAACACACCGCTGACCGACATTGTCGATAAAGCGCTCCAAGTCAAGTGA
- a CDS encoding NADP-dependent isocitrate dehydrogenase has product MTTKADKIIYTKTDEAPMFATYSFLPIINAFSKAAGVSVELRDISLAGRILAVFPEYLTPEQRQPDALSELGELAKKPEANIIKLPNISASLPQLQAAIKELQSQGYKLPEYPENPKDDKEKDIKSRYDKVKGSAVNPVLREGNSDRRAPLSVKAHTRKHPHKMGAWSPDSKSHVSHMKGGDFFSNEKSLTTTAATDARIEFVGQDGKTTVLKPKVALQAGEVIDATYMSVKALRKFLEEQIEDAKKQGVLWSLHMKATMMKVSDPKIFGHAVTVYYKDVFEKHGETLKKLGVDPDNGIGDLYAKIKALPEDQRKAIEADVQAVYQKRPPMAMVNSDKGITNLHVPSDIIIDASMPPVIRDSGKMWGPDGKLADTKCVIPDASYAPVYREVIDFCKKHGALDPKTMGSVPNVGLMAQAAEEYGSHDKTFKAPGNGTIRVVDASGKTLLEHQVEEGDIWRMCQVKDAPIRDWVKLAVTRARATGAPAIFWLDKARAHDAQLIAKVNQYLKDHDTTGLDIRIMTPADATRLSLERIKEGKDTISVTGNVLRDYLTDLFPILEIGTSAKMLSIVPLLNGGGLFETGAGGSAPKHVQQFQEEGYLRWDSLGEFLALAASLEHLAKVANNPAAKMLADTLDQANAKFLESNKSPARKVGEIDNRGSHFYLALYWAQALAQQTQDKNLAARFAKVAKEMTDNEAKIAGELIAAQGKPVDTGGYYHPDDAKASKAMRPSATLNAIIDAIA; this is encoded by the coding sequence ATGACGACGAAAGCGGACAAGATCATCTATACGAAGACGGACGAAGCGCCGATGTTTGCGACCTATTCGTTCCTGCCGATCATCAATGCCTTCAGCAAAGCCGCTGGTGTGTCGGTGGAACTGCGGGATATCTCGCTGGCTGGACGCATCCTCGCGGTGTTTCCTGAATACCTGACGCCGGAGCAGCGGCAGCCGGATGCGCTGTCCGAATTGGGCGAGCTGGCCAAGAAGCCGGAAGCGAATATCATCAAGTTGCCCAACATCAGCGCCTCGTTGCCTCAGTTGCAGGCGGCGATCAAGGAATTGCAGAGCCAGGGCTATAAGCTTCCGGAATACCCGGAAAATCCGAAGGACGACAAAGAGAAGGACATCAAGTCCCGCTACGATAAAGTCAAAGGCAGCGCCGTCAACCCGGTGTTGCGCGAAGGCAACTCCGACCGCCGCGCGCCGCTCTCCGTGAAGGCGCATACGAGAAAGCATCCGCACAAGATGGGCGCCTGGAGCCCGGATTCCAAGTCGCACGTCAGCCATATGAAGGGCGGCGATTTCTTTTCGAACGAAAAGTCACTGACCACGACCGCGGCGACCGATGCGCGGATCGAGTTTGTGGGCCAGGACGGCAAGACAACCGTCCTGAAGCCGAAAGTGGCGTTGCAGGCAGGTGAAGTCATCGATGCCACCTATATGAGCGTCAAGGCCCTGCGCAAGTTCCTTGAGGAGCAGATCGAGGATGCCAAGAAGCAGGGCGTCTTGTGGTCGCTTCACATGAAGGCTACCATGATGAAGGTCTCGGACCCCAAGATCTTCGGTCATGCCGTGACGGTCTATTACAAAGATGTATTCGAGAAGCACGGCGAGACGCTCAAGAAGCTGGGCGTAGATCCGGACAACGGCATCGGCGATCTCTACGCGAAAATCAAGGCCTTGCCGGAAGATCAGCGCAAGGCAATCGAAGCCGATGTTCAGGCGGTCTACCAGAAGCGGCCTCCGATGGCGATGGTGAACAGCGACAAGGGCATCACCAATCTGCACGTGCCGAGCGATATTATCATCGATGCGTCCATGCCTCCGGTCATTCGCGACAGCGGCAAGATGTGGGGCCCGGACGGAAAGCTGGCGGACACCAAGTGCGTCATCCCCGACGCCAGCTATGCGCCGGTCTATCGAGAGGTCATTGATTTCTGCAAGAAACACGGCGCGCTCGATCCGAAGACAATGGGCAGCGTGCCCAACGTCGGACTCATGGCGCAGGCAGCGGAAGAATACGGGTCGCACGACAAGACCTTCAAGGCGCCGGGCAATGGCACGATCCGCGTGGTCGATGCGTCAGGCAAGACGTTGCTGGAGCATCAGGTGGAAGAGGGCGATATCTGGCGCATGTGCCAGGTGAAGGATGCCCCGATCCGCGACTGGGTGAAACTGGCCGTGACCCGTGCACGGGCGACCGGAGCCCCGGCGATTTTCTGGCTGGATAAGGCTCGTGCGCACGATGCGCAGTTGATTGCGAAGGTGAATCAGTATTTAAAGGATCACGATACGACCGGCCTGGACATCCGGATCATGACCCCGGCGGATGCCACGCGCCTTTCGCTGGAGCGGATTAAGGAAGGCAAGGATACGATCTCTGTGACCGGGAACGTGTTGCGCGACTACTTGACGGACCTGTTCCCGATTCTCGAAATCGGGACCAGCGCCAAGATGCTCTCGATCGTGCCGCTGCTCAATGGCGGGGGCCTGTTCGAGACCGGTGCGGGTGGATCCGCGCCGAAGCATGTGCAGCAGTTCCAAGAAGAGGGTTATTTGCGGTGGGATTCGCTGGGAGAATTCCTGGCACTCGCCGCGTCTTTGGAACACCTGGCCAAAGTCGCGAACAATCCGGCCGCCAAGATGCTGGCGGATACGCTCGATCAAGCCAACGCCAAGTTCCTGGAGAGCAATAAATCACCAGCGCGTAAAGTGGGCGAGATCGACAATCGCGGCAGCCATTTCTATCTGGCGCTGTACTGGGCGCAAGCGCTGGCCCAGCAGACGCAGGACAAGAACCTGGCGGCGCGTTTCGCCAAGGTGGCCAAGGAAATGACGGATAACGAAGCCAAGATTGCCGGTGAATTGATTGCCGCTCAGGGCAAGCCGGTCGATACCGGCGGATACTATCATCCCGACGATGCGAAGGCCTCGAAGGCCATGCGCCCGAGCGCTACGTTGAACGCGATCATTGACGCGATTGCATAA
- the sucC gene encoding ADP-forming succinate--CoA ligase subunit beta, with the protein MNVHEFQAKQLFAQFGVPVPRGKEVTSPEAATAWANELNTPVFVVKAQIHAGGRGKAGGVKITKDKAAVAGLAKELIGKTLVTHQTGPKGRQVHRLLLEEGANISKELYLSILVDRDSGWPVFIASTEGGMEIEEVAEKTPEKIIKELIDPAVGFQGYNGRNIAFGLGLNTIEPAVMNPFIQMLGNLYRLFMEKHAAMVEINPLIITKEKTLVALDGKVSFDDNGLFKHPDVQQMRDLNEEEPLEIEATASNLNYVKLDGNIGCMVNGAGLAMATMDVIKLAGSEPANFLDVGGGATKDTVAAGFRILLKDPNVKGIFINIFGGIVRCERIAHGVIEAAKEVKITVPLVVRLQGTNAEEGRKLLAESGLKLDVANDLWEAAQKIVKLTGKAA; encoded by the coding sequence ATGAATGTCCATGAGTTTCAGGCGAAACAGTTGTTTGCGCAATTTGGAGTGCCGGTTCCCCGGGGGAAAGAAGTAACGTCTCCGGAAGCGGCGACGGCTTGGGCCAATGAGCTGAATACGCCCGTGTTTGTCGTGAAAGCGCAGATTCACGCGGGTGGTCGAGGCAAGGCCGGCGGCGTCAAGATCACCAAGGACAAGGCGGCTGTGGCGGGGCTTGCCAAGGAGTTGATCGGGAAAACCCTAGTGACCCACCAGACCGGACCGAAAGGCCGTCAAGTGCATCGCCTCCTTCTTGAAGAGGGCGCAAATATCAGCAAGGAGCTATATCTGAGCATCCTGGTGGACCGCGATTCGGGATGGCCTGTGTTCATTGCCAGCACTGAAGGCGGGATGGAAATCGAAGAAGTGGCGGAAAAGACGCCTGAGAAGATTATCAAGGAATTGATTGATCCCGCCGTGGGGTTCCAGGGCTACAATGGGCGCAACATTGCCTTTGGTCTCGGCCTCAATACGATCGAGCCGGCGGTGATGAATCCCTTTATTCAGATGCTGGGCAATCTCTATCGATTGTTCATGGAAAAACACGCCGCGATGGTTGAAATCAACCCGCTCATCATCACCAAGGAAAAGACACTGGTCGCGCTCGACGGCAAAGTGTCCTTCGATGATAACGGCCTGTTCAAGCATCCCGATGTCCAGCAGATGCGCGATCTCAATGAAGAAGAGCCATTGGAAATCGAGGCGACCGCCAGCAATTTGAACTATGTGAAGCTCGACGGCAACATCGGCTGCATGGTGAACGGCGCGGGCCTGGCCATGGCAACGATGGACGTGATCAAGCTGGCCGGCAGCGAACCGGCGAACTTTCTGGATGTCGGCGGTGGCGCCACGAAAGACACGGTGGCAGCCGGATTCCGGATTCTCCTGAAAGACCCGAACGTCAAGGGCATCTTCATCAACATCTTCGGCGGCATCGTGCGCTGCGAACGCATTGCGCATGGGGTGATCGAAGCAGCCAAAGAAGTGAAAATTACGGTTCCGCTCGTGGTCCGGTTGCAGGGGACCAACGCCGAAGAAGGCCGCAAGCTGTTGGCCGAATCAGGATTGAAGCTGGACGTGGCCAATGATTTGTGGGAAGCGGCGCAGAAGATTGTGAAGTTGACGGGTAAGGCGGCGTAG